In Rhodothermus profundi, the genomic stretch TTCGCGCATTGAGGGCGTTACGATGCAGGCGCCATAGCGCGCCAGCGAGGCCTCCAGGATGGCTCGGCGAGGGGCCGTGGCCACCATGCGCTGCACCTGTGCGCGAACCGCTTCGGCCAGGAGCGTATGAGGCGTAACCAGTACAGCCGAGGCCCGCTCATCATGCTCGGCCTGCGAAAGCAGATCAGCGGCGACAAACTCCGGATCAGCCGTATCATCTGCCAGCACAACAATCTCACTGGGACCGGCCACGGCATCAATGTCTACGCGGCCGAAAACCATTTTTTTGGCCAATGCGACGTATACATTTCCCGGTCCAACGATTTTATCGACCGACGGGATTGTCTCAGTCCCGAAAGCCAGGGCTGCAATCGCCTGGGCTCCTCCCACGGCATATACGTGACGAATGCCCAGGAAATAGGCCGTAGCGAGCACAAGGGGATGGGGGCGTCCGGAAGGGCCTGGCGGCGACACCAGGTGGAGCTCAGGCACGCCGGCTACCTGCGCCGGAATGGCATTCATCAACAAGCTGGACGGGTAGCAGGCGCGCCCACCGGGCACATAGAGTCCTACCCGCTCCAGCGGCACGATGCGCTGCCCCAGCACCACCCCGTCCTCCTCTTCGACAAACCACGAGGTGCGGCGTTGCCGTTCATGGAAACGGCGAATGTTATCGGCGGCCTCGGCCATGATAGCTTTGAGGTCCGCATCCATGGCTGCAAAGGCGGCTGCCAGCTCCTCCTCCGACACTCGCAGTGCCGCAGGCCGCACGCCATCAAACTGCTCTGTCAGCTCCAGCAGCGCAGCATCGCCCCGTTGCTGCACCTGGTGCAGGATTTCCTGCACTGCTGACTCAATTTCCGGATCGAACAGACTACCACGTCTCCAGAGCGCAGCAAGACGCTCCTCCCGCTTTTCATAAGAAACAATGGGAAGCAGCTCCATAGCCTCCAGCAACTTGCTACAAAACAAAAAGCCGGCAATGCCGGCTTTTTGTCTATGATGCACGCAGGTTTTCTACCTTAACCGGCTTTCTCGTTATCCTGGGAGCGCCGCGGTGCCAGCGGCAGTTCAGGTAAATCTTTGAAGTCGTAATCTGGCAGATATTCCTCGCGAATATGCTGCACCACCTCGTGAATGGCAGCGATGAACTTGCCGAAATCCTCCTTGTACAGGAAGATTTTGTGCTTCTCGTAACGGTGATCGTCGATGCGCTTGCTCTCGGTAATGGTGATAAAGTAATCGTCACCGGAGCGCGTGGGCTTCACGTCAAAAAAGTAGGTACGCTTACCGGCCGGCACCCGCTTGGAATACACCTCTTCACGATAATGCCGGCCCTCCTGCGGCGCACGTTGATCCCGCATGGCGTTGTATTCGTCCGAAGCCGCTCCCTGGTAAGTGTGTTGTTCGTAGCTCATGAACGTCCCTTCGCTGCTTCACAGACATACATACTTCCTCCATTTCGGCCCTTCCCCCTGAGGGAAGAACCGATCGGCCCTAAATATGCAAAGAAATCCTCAAAAACTCAATGCCCTACCTGATTTTTTGTTTAAGCACAGGGCAATTCTAAAATTTCTTTGCAGATTGTTGATACAAGATGCCTCGAATCAATCGTTCCAGTTGATTGCGCACTTGCAGTCCTACCTGCAGTACTTCTTCATGCGTAAGCGGACCTGAATGCAGGCCGGCTGCCATGTTGGTGATTGTAGAGATGCCCAGCACCTTCATGCCAAGCTTGCGGGCCTGAAGCACTTCGGGCACCGTACTCATCCCTACTGCATCGGCTCCCATCCGCCGATACATGCGGATCTCTGCTTTTGTCTCATAGCTCGGACCTAAGGTCCACAGATAAACACCGCGCCGGATGGGTATGCCCAGGCGTAAGGCGACCGCTTCGGCGATTGCAAGCCAGGATAGATCATAGGGTTGGGCCATGTCGGGCGCACCACGCATGTGCAAACACGAGTCATCAAGCTGGCCTACCAGCGGATTGCGAAAAGCAGCATTGATATGATCAGCAATCAGCATGAGCATGCCGGGCCGAAAATGTGGATTTAACCCGCCGGCGGCGTTGGTCACAATGAGAGATCGAGCGCCGAGCGCGTGCACCAGACGAACCGGCAGCGTAACTGTCTGAGGAGGATAGCCCTCATAGCAATGCAACCGGCCCTGTAGCACGACGACCCGGCATCCTTCCAGTCGCCCAAACACCAGTCGACCCGCATGTCCGGATACGGTTGGCGTCGGATATCCCGGAATCTCCTGCACCGGCACCTCAATCGCCGCGCTTACCGATTCAGCCAACGCGCCCAGACCGGATCCCAGAATCAGCGCGACCTCAGGGGTTTCCCGCAGCCGCGGTTTCAGCCAGTCCAGCGCCGCCTGCAGCGATACTTCGGAATGCGCCATCATGGGTTTGCGTTTATCTCCAGCAGGATAGCTGTCAGGTCGTCTGCCAGTTCCCTGGTCTGGGCGAACTGTTGGAGCTGGCTGTGTAAGGAAGCCAGAGCCTGCTCTGGCGTCTGTTGCTGACGGCTGCTCTGAATCAGCCATTGTTGCAGGCGTTCGGTGCCCCAACGCTCTGCAGGAGCGCCGGCTATTTCTGGAAGCCCATCTGTGTATAGCAATATCCGGTCTCCTGGCTCCAGGTGCAGCGTGCAGCCTTCTATGGTTGCCTGAAACCATGAGGTGCTGGCCAGCCCGATCCCCATACCAGGAGGCCGATGGCACTGCACCCGATCTTTCAGGGCCTGATAGTGCAACACCGGTGGATGTCCGGCCCGCGCCATGGTAAACGTGCGAGCCCGGGGATCCAGCACCCCATAAATCATCGTCACGAATACTCCTCGAGGCGCCTGTTCGCGAAAAAGTTGATTCAGGTGGGCAAGAATACGAACTGGATCCCGTACAGAAAGACTGAGCGCCCGCACATGTCCCTTGATAAGGGTCATAAAGAAAGCGGCCTGAATGCCTTTGCCGCTGACATCTCCCACCACAACAGCCAGGCGTCCGTCCGGCAATGCGAACACGTCGTAGTAGTCCCCTCCCACTTCATAGGCTGGCTGGCAGAGCGCTGCCATCGTAACGCCCGGCACCTCTGGCAATGCCCGAGGCAGCAACGACGCCTGCGCCTGCCGTGCGATCTCTAGCTCCCGCTCCAGCCGTTCCTGACGGGCCAGCTCTTTCAAATAGGCAGGAATGTAGCGCGGCAGCTCTTTCTCAGAGCGCTGGCTGCGGAGTCCAACCAACCCGAGGGCAGCGCCGAATCCCAGCACGCCCCAGACCAGCCAGGCATCTCCCATAAACGGTCCTCCCCATCCCATCCACCCGGACGCACTCTGCCACAACAGCCAGGCGGTGACCACTCCTACGCCACAGCAGACAGGTTCGTAGCGCCA encodes the following:
- the hisD gene encoding histidinol dehydrogenase, which produces MELLPIVSYEKREERLAALWRRGSLFDPEIESAVQEILHQVQQRGDAALLELTEQFDGVRPAALRVSEEELAAAFAAMDADLKAIMAEAADNIRRFHERQRRTSWFVEEEDGVVLGQRIVPLERVGLYVPGGRACYPSSLLMNAIPAQVAGVPELHLVSPPGPSGRPHPLVLATAYFLGIRHVYAVGGAQAIAALAFGTETIPSVDKIVGPGNVYVALAKKMVFGRVDIDAVAGPSEIVVLADDTADPEFVAADLLSQAEHDERASAVLVTPHTLLAEAVRAQVQRMVATAPRRAILEASLARYGACIVTPSMREAYAVVNELAPEHLELMVRDPWAALPHIRHAGAIFLGPFSTEPVGDYFAGPNHVLPTGGTARYASALSVDDFVRSQSIIAYTAERLQQTGPRIMRFAEAEELPAHAQAVAVRLARLVEQELGSMVRSSE
- a CDS encoding DUF3276 family protein, with translation MSYEQHTYQGAASDEYNAMRDQRAPQEGRHYREEVYSKRVPAGKRTYFFDVKPTRSGDDYFITITESKRIDDHRYEKHKIFLYKEDFGKFIAAIHEVVQHIREEYLPDYDFKDLPELPLAPRRSQDNEKAG
- a CDS encoding purine-nucleoside phosphorylase — its product is MMAHSEVSLQAALDWLKPRLRETPEVALILGSGLGALAESVSAAIEVPVQEIPGYPTPTVSGHAGRLVFGRLEGCRVVVLQGRLHCYEGYPPQTVTLPVRLVHALGARSLIVTNAAGGLNPHFRPGMLMLIADHINAAFRNPLVGQLDDSCLHMRGAPDMAQPYDLSWLAIAEAVALRLGIPIRRGVYLWTLGPSYETKAEIRMYRRMGADAVGMSTVPEVLQARKLGMKVLGISTITNMAAGLHSGPLTHEEVLQVGLQVRNQLERLIRGILYQQSAKKF